Proteins from a single region of Haloplanus sp. GDY1:
- a CDS encoding heme-binding protein yields MREPPRTDEGWYVLHDFRRIDWAAWRDAPERERERAVEEGVAYLRAHENVEDADDGASAVFAMLGHKADLLIVHLRPTLDALSTAERRFDRTALGAVTEQSTSYVSVTEVSGYVSDAYFADEEEEVDTGLKRYIEGKLEPEIPEGQYLSFYPMSRKRGEQDNWYDLPFERRREMMEEHGEHGREFGGRVKQIVASSVGLDDWEWGVTLFSEDPTDLKDIVYEMRYDEASARYSEFGPFYVGRRFPPADLPAFLDGETVPTGDADAGSEADAHHGSDAHHGGEDEAGGHHGSDAHHDESGGGTDESDDDIRGELADLDVYAGKPHGEDVYATVLYSEADADDLFEEVDGLRSNFDHYDTHVKTAVYDALERDRRAVVSIWDTASAADTAAGFLSDLPDIVSRAGEESGFGTMGMFYTVEPEHREDFVEKFETVGGLLADMEGHGETDLMVNLEDENDMFIASQWRSKDDAMGFFRSDEFADTVSWGRDVLADRPRHVFLA; encoded by the coding sequence ATGCGAGAGCCTCCCCGGACGGACGAAGGCTGGTACGTACTGCACGACTTCCGTCGCATCGACTGGGCGGCGTGGCGCGACGCCCCCGAACGGGAGCGCGAGCGGGCCGTCGAGGAGGGCGTGGCGTACCTCCGGGCCCACGAGAACGTCGAGGACGCCGACGACGGCGCCTCCGCCGTCTTCGCCATGCTCGGCCACAAGGCGGACCTGCTGATCGTCCACCTGCGGCCGACGCTCGACGCCCTCTCGACGGCCGAACGGCGCTTCGACCGCACGGCCCTCGGCGCCGTCACCGAGCAGTCCACCTCCTACGTCTCCGTCACCGAGGTGAGCGGCTACGTCTCCGACGCCTACTTCGCCGACGAGGAGGAGGAGGTCGACACCGGCCTGAAACGCTACATCGAGGGGAAACTCGAACCCGAGATTCCGGAGGGACAGTACCTCAGCTTCTACCCGATGAGCCGGAAGCGCGGCGAGCAGGACAACTGGTACGACCTGCCGTTCGAGCGCCGCCGCGAGATGATGGAGGAACACGGCGAACACGGCCGCGAGTTCGGCGGTCGGGTGAAACAGATCGTCGCGTCGTCGGTCGGCCTCGACGACTGGGAGTGGGGCGTGACGCTCTTCTCCGAGGATCCGACGGATCTGAAGGACATCGTCTACGAGATGCGATACGACGAGGCGAGCGCCCGCTACAGCGAGTTCGGCCCCTTCTACGTCGGCCGGCGGTTCCCGCCCGCGGACCTGCCCGCCTTCCTCGACGGCGAGACGGTGCCGACGGGCGACGCGGACGCCGGGAGCGAGGCCGACGCCCACCACGGCTCTGACGCCCACCACGGCGGCGAGGACGAGGCGGGTGGCCACCACGGCTCTGACGCCCACCACGACGAGAGCGGCGGCGGGACCGACGAGAGCGACGACGACATCCGCGGCGAACTCGCGGATCTGGACGTCTACGCCGGCAAGCCCCACGGCGAGGACGTCTACGCGACGGTGCTCTACTCCGAGGCCGACGCGGACGACCTGTTCGAGGAGGTGGACGGCCTCCGCTCGAACTTCGATCACTACGACACGCACGTGAAGACGGCGGTGTACGACGCCCTCGAACGCGACCGGCGGGCGGTCGTGAGCATCTGGGACACCGCGAGCGCCGCCGACACCGCCGCCGGCTTCCTGTCGGACCTCCCCGACATCGTCAGCCGGGCCGGCGAGGAGTCCGGCTTCGGCACCATGGGGATGTTCTACACCGTCGAGCCGGAGCACCGCGAGGACTTCGTCGAGAAGTTCGAGACGGTGGGCGGCCTCCTCGCCGACATGGAGGGCCACGGCGAGACGGATCTGATGGTCAACCTCGAGGACGAGAACGACATGTTCATCGCCAGCCAGTGGCGCTCGAAGGACGACGCCATGGGCTTTTTCCGCTCCGACGAGTTCGCGGACACCGTCTCGTGGGGGCGTGACGTGCTCGCCGACCGGCCGCGACACGTCTTCCTCGCGTAG
- a CDS encoding zinc ribbon domain-containing protein, with translation MTHGTVAALAGTAAPTLGGAVERLALLVAFGALVVAALALQFAKVRALYGGDATDGDERVTCPACGARTAADAATCDYCGDPLGDGEGG, from the coding sequence ATGACCCACGGGACTGTCGCGGCGCTCGCCGGGACCGCCGCGCCCACGCTCGGCGGTGCCGTCGAGCGACTGGCGCTCCTGGTCGCCTTCGGCGCCCTCGTCGTCGCCGCCCTCGCCCTCCAGTTCGCGAAGGTGCGGGCGCTGTACGGGGGCGACGCGACTGACGGCGACGAGCGCGTCACCTGTCCCGCGTGTGGCGCCCGCACGGCGGCCGACGCGGCGACGTGTGACTACTGTGGCGACCCGCTCGGCGACGGCGAGGGCGGGTGA
- a CDS encoding acyltransferase, which yields MTKRHVSLPIEADAGLEEFIDHVDERLASDEDTCNVVQDVLIDLFGDREAYERWQDGGDVSPAERVRLQGYDPCNATLESEYYAEKDEERFTESKYLQWLWRQFDATPMADNVEFALRFRAMLADHLFAECGDGCRFFKGISFTYGHNISVGDNVVVHDDVHLDDRGRLTVGDRVSLSDGVHVYSHDHDVVDQTEVRNYHTIIEDDARITYDAMVSAGCRVGENAVVGARAVVQGDVPDHHIAVGMPAKSVRVKPGWGDRADPLETGGENRQEDRRIAYDLPDDLDVFDEFERDLDPST from the coding sequence ATGACGAAGCGACACGTCTCGCTCCCCATCGAGGCCGACGCCGGCCTCGAGGAGTTCATCGACCACGTCGACGAGCGACTGGCCTCCGACGAGGACACGTGCAACGTCGTACAGGACGTGCTGATCGACCTGTTCGGGGACCGCGAGGCGTACGAGCGCTGGCAGGACGGCGGGGACGTCTCGCCCGCGGAACGCGTCCGCCTGCAGGGGTACGACCCCTGTAACGCCACGCTCGAAAGCGAGTACTACGCCGAGAAGGACGAGGAGCGATTCACCGAATCGAAGTACCTCCAGTGGCTCTGGCGGCAGTTCGACGCGACGCCGATGGCCGACAACGTGGAGTTCGCGCTCCGGTTCCGGGCGATGCTCGCCGATCACCTCTTCGCGGAGTGTGGCGACGGCTGCCGCTTTTTCAAGGGCATCTCCTTCACCTACGGCCACAACATCTCCGTCGGCGACAACGTGGTCGTCCACGACGACGTCCACCTCGACGACCGGGGGCGACTGACCGTCGGCGACCGCGTCTCCCTCTCCGACGGCGTCCACGTCTACAGCCACGACCACGACGTCGTCGACCAGACCGAGGTCCGCAACTACCACACGATCATCGAGGACGACGCCCGCATCACCTACGACGCGATGGTCAGCGCGGGGTGCCGTGTCGGCGAGAACGCCGTCGTCGGCGCCCGGGCGGTGGTGCAGGGCGACGTTCCCGACCACCACATCGCGGTCGGCATGCCAGCCAAGAGCGTCCGCGTCAAGCCGGGCTGGGGGGACCGCGCCGACCCGCTGGAGACGGGTGGCGAGAACCGACAGGAGGACCGCCGCATCGCCTACGACCTGCCCGACGACCTCGACGTCTTCGACGAGTTCGAGCGGGACCTGGATCCCTCGACGTAG